In Cryptomeria japonica chromosome 10, Sugi_1.0, whole genome shotgun sequence, a genomic segment contains:
- the LOC131859406 gene encoding uncharacterized protein LOC131859406 produces MVISTNWTVWKQSSTERAGKIRDRILDEKWWDLVTYLLSITEPIMSMIRYTDMDRPCIGEIYDGIDSMLEKIKFTINEKENDPQEKFFKELELIIVERWNKMTTPLHLLAYALTPKYYSNQFLDKPGRIPPWRDLEVSDGYKAAFLRLYPDDDLRDVVTNEFIEFANGNGLSVDALRHRSKKDAHSWWYFHGTCFQHLQPLAIKVLSQVASSSASERNWSTYSFIHSVKRNRLLSKRAENLVYVHSNLRLLSHKQHDYTQGETKMWDIEPEHTDLDAPGSQLLALTLDDSEIEPTYSASASGIGSCNVNVNEDEEEEEEEDEELDDPFDD; encoded by the exons atggtgatcagcaccaattggactgtatggaagcaaagtagcactgagagggcaggaaaaattagggatagaatattggatgagaaatggtgggatcttgttacatatctcctaagtatcactgagcccatcatgagcatgattcgctatacagacatggataggccttgcataggtgagatttatgatggcattgattcaatgcttgaaaaaataaagttcactataaatgaaaaagagaatgatcctcaggagaaattcttcaaagaactggaattaattattgtagagaggtggaataagatgaccactcctttgcaccttcttgcctatgccttgacacctaagtactatagcaatcagtttcttgataaaccaggaaggattccaccatggagagatctagaagtatctgatgggtataaggcagcatttcttagactatatcccgatgatgatttgcgagatgttgttacaaatgagttcatagaattcgcaaatgggaatggtctaagtgttgatgcacttcgtcatagatccaagaaagatgctcatagctggtggtacttccatggcacatgcttccaacacctacaacccctcgctataaaagttttatcacaa gttgctagttcatctgcttcagaaagaaattggagcacatactctttcatccactcagtaaagcgcaataggctgctatcaaaaagagcggagaatttagtatatgtgcattccaacctacgtcttctttcacacaaacaacatgactacacacaaggggaaacaaagatgtgggatatagagccagagcatactgatttggatgctcctggttctcagcttcttgcattgacacttgatgactcggaaattgagccaacttatagtgcaagtgcaagtggcattggctcatgtaatgtcaatgtcaatgaggatgaggaggaggaggaggaggaggatgaagaattagatgatccatttgatgattaa
- the LOC131859407 gene encoding uncharacterized protein LOC131859407, whose translation MASTSSSIGNEQVIAKQRNDPNSPLWKYVDIIKQLPGGGGFRWKCHGCDIERNSSYYRVVGHLCGIKGRGIKKCPGKNGKPIPDEIVMKYIREHEAAEEREARRLNQTASKKTRGMQGPSNPSIVVEDHPFFATNEPQSEPPLTRKRTKGPLETAFQNESRDNADQDIVRCIYANGLSFNVVRSPYWKQMIKSVNEAPRGYKGPGYEKVRGTLLEKEVKRVEDALKPIRDSWVETGVTIVSDGWKDAKNCPLINVIAVSPKGAMFLRAVDCEGQIKDGEFIAEILISAIESVGPRNVVQVITDNAKNCRAAGLLVEQRYDHIFWTPCAVHSLNLMLQRIGQKIKWIRDVYAEAEDIQMFITNHHMSQGIFRTYSNLELLKVSEIVI comes from the coding sequence atggcatctacatcttcctccattggcaatgaacaagtaattgcaaaacaaagaaatgatccaaattctcccttatggaaatatgtggacattataaaacaacttccgggaggtgggggattccgttggaaatgccatggatgtgatattgaacgtaatagttcatattatcgagtggtaggccatttgtgtggaataaaaggaagaggcatcaaaaaatgccctggcaaaaatggtaaacctataccagatgagatagtgatgaaatatattagggagcatgaggcagcagaagagagggaagcccgtagattgaaccaaaccgcatcaaagaaaacaaggggaatgcaaggcccttctaatcccagtattgtagtagaagaccaccccttctttgccacaaatgaacctcaaagtgaaccacccttgacacgtaaaagaacaaaagggcctttagaaaccgcattccaaaatgagagtagagacaatgctgatcaagatatagtaaggtgcatttatgcaaatggtttgtcattcaatgttgttcgctccccatattggaagcaaatgataaaaagtgttaatgaggcaccaagagggtataagggccccggttatgagaaggtacgtggaacattattggagaaagaggtgaagagggttgaagatgcattgaaacccataagggattcgtgggttgagacaggtgtaacaattgtttcagatgggtggaaagatgctaaaaactgtcccttgatcaatgtcatagcggtgtcccctaaaggggcaatgtttttgagagctgtggattgtgagggccaaataaaagatggcgaatttattgcagaaattctcatctctgccattgagtctgtgggaccccgcaatgttgtccaagtcataacggacaatgcaaaaaattgtagagctgctggtttgttggttgagcaacgctatgatcacatcttttggacaccttgtgcggtacattcgctcaatcttatgctacaaaggattgggcaaaaaataaaatggatcagagatgtgtatgcagaggctgaggacatccagatgttcatcacaaaccaccacatgtctcaagggatttttagaacctattcgaatttggagctattgaaggtaagtgaaatagtaatttaa